The following proteins come from a genomic window of Prionailurus viverrinus isolate Anna chromosome D1, UM_Priviv_1.0, whole genome shotgun sequence:
- the CNGA4 gene encoding cyclic nucleotide-gated cation channel alpha-4 isoform X2, translating into MPAGDLKLATDHGSMSQDSKVKTTESSPPAPFKARKLLPVLDPSGDYYYWWLNTMVFPVMYNLIIIVCRACFPDLQHSYLVAWLVLDYTSDLLYLLDIVVRFHTGFLDQGILVVDKGRISSRYVRTWSFLLDLASLMPTDAAYVQLGLHTPMLRLNRFLRVPRLFEAFDRTETRTAYPNAFRITKLMLYIFVVIHWNSCLYFALSRYLGFGRDAWVYPDPAQPGFERLRRQYLYSFYFSTLILTTVGDTPLPAREEEYLFMVGDFLLAVMGFATIMGSMSSVIYNMNTADAAFYPDHALVKKYMKQQHVNRRLERRVIDWYQHLQINKKMTNEVAILQHLPERLRAEVAVSVHLSTLSRVQIFQNCEASLLEELVLKLQPQTYSPGEYVCRKGDIGREMYIIREGQLAVVADDGVTQYAVLGAGLYFGEISIINIKGNMSGNRRTANIKSLGYSDLFCLSKEDLREVLSEYPQAQVVMEEKGREILLKMNKLDVNAEAAEIALQEATESRLRGLDQQLDDLQTKFARLLAELESSALKIAYRIERLEWQTREWPMPEELAEADDEGEPGEGTSQGGEGRSAQEGPSDPE; encoded by the exons ATGCCTGCGGGTGACTTGAAGTTG GCAACAGACCACGGAAGCATGAGCCAGGACAGCAAAGTGAAGACGACAGAGTCCAGCCCCCCTGCCCCATTCAAGGCCAG GAAGTTGTTGCCTGTCCTAGACCCATCTGGGGATTACTACTACTGGTGGCTGAATACAATGGTCTTCCCAGTGATGTATAACCTCATCATCATCGTGTGCAG agcctgctttccTGACTTGCAACACAGTTATCTGGTGGCCTGGTTAGTACTGGACTACACAAGTGACCTTCTATACCTACTGGACATTGTGGTGCGCTTTCACACAG gattCTTAGACCAGGGCATCCTGGTGGTGGACAAGGGTAGGATTTCAAGTCGCTATGTTCGCACCTGGAGCTTCCTGTTGGACCTGGCATCCCTGATGCCCACAGATGCGGCCTACGTGCAGCTGGGCTTGCACACCCCTATGCTGAGGCTGAACCGATTTCTGCGTGTGCCCCGCCTCTTTGAGGCCTTTGACCGCACAGAGACCCGCACGGCTTACCCAAATGCATTTCGCATCACCAAACTGATgctttacatttttgttgttatcCATTGGAATAGCTGCCTATACTTTGCCCTATCCCGGTACCTGGGCTTCGGGCGTGACGCCTGGGTGTACCCTGATCCCGCACAGCCTGGCTTTGAGCGTCTGCGGCGCCAGTACCTCTATAGCTTTTACTTCTCCACCCTGATCCTGACCACTGTGGGCGATACACCACTGCCAGCACGGGAGGAGGAGTATCTCTTCATGGTGGGTGACTTCCTGTTGGCCGTCATGGGTTTTGCCACCATCATGGGTAGCATGAGCTCTGTCATCTACAATATGAACACTGCAGATGCGGCTTTCTACCCAGACCATGCACTGGTGAAGAAGTACATGAAGCAGCAGCACGTCAACCGCCGGCTGGAGCGGCGAGTTATTGACTG GTACCAGCACCTGCAGATCAACAAGAAGATGACCAATGAGGTAGCCATCTTACAGCATTTGCCTGAGCGGTTGCGGGCCGAAGTGGCTGTGTCTGTACACCTGTCTACTCTGAGCCGGGTGCAGatcttccagaactgtgaggccAGCCTGCTGGAGGAGCTGGTGTTGAAGCTGCAGCCCCAGACCTATTCACCAGGCGAATATGTCTGCCGCAAGGGGGACATTGGCCGGGAGATGTATATCATCCGTGAGGGTCAGTTGGCCGTGGTGGCAGATGATGGTGTCACTCAGTACGCTGTGCTTGGTGCAGGGCTCTACTTTGGGGAGATCAGCATCATCAACATCAAAG GAAACATGTCTGGGAACCGCCGCacagccaacatcaagagtctaGGTTATTCAGACCTGTTTTGCCTGAGCAAGGAGGACCTGAGGGAAGTCCTGAGCGAGTATCCACAGGCCCAGGTCGTCATGGAGGAAAAGGGCCGTGAGATCCTGCTCAAAATGAACAAGTTGGATGTAAATGCCGAGGCAGCCGAGATTGCCCTACAGGAAGCCACAGAGTCCCGGCTGCGAGGCCTTGACCAGCAACTCGATGATCTACAGACCAAGTTTGCTCGCCTCCTGGCTGAGCTGGAGTCCAGTGCACTCAAGATTGCTTATCGCATCGAACGGCTAGAGTGGCAGACTCGAGAGTGGCCAATGCCTGAGGAACTGGCTGAGGCTGATGATGAGGGCGAGCCTGGGGAGGGAACCTCTCAGGGTGGAGAGGGCAGGAGTGCCCAGGAGGGACCTTCAGACCCAGAGTGA
- the CNGA4 gene encoding cyclic nucleotide-gated cation channel alpha-4 isoform X3: protein MSQDSKVKTTESSPPAPFKARKLLPVLDPSGDYYYWWLNTMVFPVMYNLIIIVCRACFPDLQHSYLVAWLVLDYTSDLLYLLDIVVRFHTGFLDQGILVVDKGRISSRYVRTWSFLLDLASLMPTDAAYVQLGLHTPMLRLNRFLRVPRLFEAFDRTETRTAYPNAFRITKLMLYIFVVIHWNSCLYFALSRYLGFGRDAWVYPDPAQPGFERLRRQYLYSFYFSTLILTTVGDTPLPAREEEYLFMVGDFLLAVMGFATIMGSMSSVIYNMNTADAAFYPDHALVKKYMKQQHVNRRLERRVIDWYQHLQINKKMTNEVAILQHLPERLRAEVAVSVHLSTLSRVQIFQNCEASLLEELVLKLQPQTYSPGEYVCRKGDIGREMYIIREGQLAVVADDGVTQYAVLGAGLYFGEISIINIKGNMSGNRRTANIKSLGYSDLFCLSKEDLREVLSEYPQAQVVMEEKGREILLKMNKLDVNAEAAEIALQEATESRLRGLDQQLDDLQTKFARLLAELESSALKIAYRIERLEWQTREWPMPEELAEADDEGEPGEGTSQGGEGRSAQEGPSDPE, encoded by the exons ATGAGCCAGGACAGCAAAGTGAAGACGACAGAGTCCAGCCCCCCTGCCCCATTCAAGGCCAG GAAGTTGTTGCCTGTCCTAGACCCATCTGGGGATTACTACTACTGGTGGCTGAATACAATGGTCTTCCCAGTGATGTATAACCTCATCATCATCGTGTGCAG agcctgctttccTGACTTGCAACACAGTTATCTGGTGGCCTGGTTAGTACTGGACTACACAAGTGACCTTCTATACCTACTGGACATTGTGGTGCGCTTTCACACAG gattCTTAGACCAGGGCATCCTGGTGGTGGACAAGGGTAGGATTTCAAGTCGCTATGTTCGCACCTGGAGCTTCCTGTTGGACCTGGCATCCCTGATGCCCACAGATGCGGCCTACGTGCAGCTGGGCTTGCACACCCCTATGCTGAGGCTGAACCGATTTCTGCGTGTGCCCCGCCTCTTTGAGGCCTTTGACCGCACAGAGACCCGCACGGCTTACCCAAATGCATTTCGCATCACCAAACTGATgctttacatttttgttgttatcCATTGGAATAGCTGCCTATACTTTGCCCTATCCCGGTACCTGGGCTTCGGGCGTGACGCCTGGGTGTACCCTGATCCCGCACAGCCTGGCTTTGAGCGTCTGCGGCGCCAGTACCTCTATAGCTTTTACTTCTCCACCCTGATCCTGACCACTGTGGGCGATACACCACTGCCAGCACGGGAGGAGGAGTATCTCTTCATGGTGGGTGACTTCCTGTTGGCCGTCATGGGTTTTGCCACCATCATGGGTAGCATGAGCTCTGTCATCTACAATATGAACACTGCAGATGCGGCTTTCTACCCAGACCATGCACTGGTGAAGAAGTACATGAAGCAGCAGCACGTCAACCGCCGGCTGGAGCGGCGAGTTATTGACTG GTACCAGCACCTGCAGATCAACAAGAAGATGACCAATGAGGTAGCCATCTTACAGCATTTGCCTGAGCGGTTGCGGGCCGAAGTGGCTGTGTCTGTACACCTGTCTACTCTGAGCCGGGTGCAGatcttccagaactgtgaggccAGCCTGCTGGAGGAGCTGGTGTTGAAGCTGCAGCCCCAGACCTATTCACCAGGCGAATATGTCTGCCGCAAGGGGGACATTGGCCGGGAGATGTATATCATCCGTGAGGGTCAGTTGGCCGTGGTGGCAGATGATGGTGTCACTCAGTACGCTGTGCTTGGTGCAGGGCTCTACTTTGGGGAGATCAGCATCATCAACATCAAAG GAAACATGTCTGGGAACCGCCGCacagccaacatcaagagtctaGGTTATTCAGACCTGTTTTGCCTGAGCAAGGAGGACCTGAGGGAAGTCCTGAGCGAGTATCCACAGGCCCAGGTCGTCATGGAGGAAAAGGGCCGTGAGATCCTGCTCAAAATGAACAAGTTGGATGTAAATGCCGAGGCAGCCGAGATTGCCCTACAGGAAGCCACAGAGTCCCGGCTGCGAGGCCTTGACCAGCAACTCGATGATCTACAGACCAAGTTTGCTCGCCTCCTGGCTGAGCTGGAGTCCAGTGCACTCAAGATTGCTTATCGCATCGAACGGCTAGAGTGGCAGACTCGAGAGTGGCCAATGCCTGAGGAACTGGCTGAGGCTGATGATGAGGGCGAGCCTGGGGAGGGAACCTCTCAGGGTGGAGAGGGCAGGAGTGCCCAGGAGGGACCTTCAGACCCAGAGTGA
- the CNGA4 gene encoding cyclic nucleotide-gated cation channel alpha-4 isoform X1, whose protein sequence is MGAKPYRMAPHHTHPVGNEATDHGSMSQDSKVKTTESSPPAPFKARKLLPVLDPSGDYYYWWLNTMVFPVMYNLIIIVCRACFPDLQHSYLVAWLVLDYTSDLLYLLDIVVRFHTGFLDQGILVVDKGRISSRYVRTWSFLLDLASLMPTDAAYVQLGLHTPMLRLNRFLRVPRLFEAFDRTETRTAYPNAFRITKLMLYIFVVIHWNSCLYFALSRYLGFGRDAWVYPDPAQPGFERLRRQYLYSFYFSTLILTTVGDTPLPAREEEYLFMVGDFLLAVMGFATIMGSMSSVIYNMNTADAAFYPDHALVKKYMKQQHVNRRLERRVIDWYQHLQINKKMTNEVAILQHLPERLRAEVAVSVHLSTLSRVQIFQNCEASLLEELVLKLQPQTYSPGEYVCRKGDIGREMYIIREGQLAVVADDGVTQYAVLGAGLYFGEISIINIKGNMSGNRRTANIKSLGYSDLFCLSKEDLREVLSEYPQAQVVMEEKGREILLKMNKLDVNAEAAEIALQEATESRLRGLDQQLDDLQTKFARLLAELESSALKIAYRIERLEWQTREWPMPEELAEADDEGEPGEGTSQGGEGRSAQEGPSDPE, encoded by the exons ATGGGGGCAAAACCCTACAGGATGGCCCCCCATCACACTCATCCAGTAGGAAATGAG GCAACAGACCACGGAAGCATGAGCCAGGACAGCAAAGTGAAGACGACAGAGTCCAGCCCCCCTGCCCCATTCAAGGCCAG GAAGTTGTTGCCTGTCCTAGACCCATCTGGGGATTACTACTACTGGTGGCTGAATACAATGGTCTTCCCAGTGATGTATAACCTCATCATCATCGTGTGCAG agcctgctttccTGACTTGCAACACAGTTATCTGGTGGCCTGGTTAGTACTGGACTACACAAGTGACCTTCTATACCTACTGGACATTGTGGTGCGCTTTCACACAG gattCTTAGACCAGGGCATCCTGGTGGTGGACAAGGGTAGGATTTCAAGTCGCTATGTTCGCACCTGGAGCTTCCTGTTGGACCTGGCATCCCTGATGCCCACAGATGCGGCCTACGTGCAGCTGGGCTTGCACACCCCTATGCTGAGGCTGAACCGATTTCTGCGTGTGCCCCGCCTCTTTGAGGCCTTTGACCGCACAGAGACCCGCACGGCTTACCCAAATGCATTTCGCATCACCAAACTGATgctttacatttttgttgttatcCATTGGAATAGCTGCCTATACTTTGCCCTATCCCGGTACCTGGGCTTCGGGCGTGACGCCTGGGTGTACCCTGATCCCGCACAGCCTGGCTTTGAGCGTCTGCGGCGCCAGTACCTCTATAGCTTTTACTTCTCCACCCTGATCCTGACCACTGTGGGCGATACACCACTGCCAGCACGGGAGGAGGAGTATCTCTTCATGGTGGGTGACTTCCTGTTGGCCGTCATGGGTTTTGCCACCATCATGGGTAGCATGAGCTCTGTCATCTACAATATGAACACTGCAGATGCGGCTTTCTACCCAGACCATGCACTGGTGAAGAAGTACATGAAGCAGCAGCACGTCAACCGCCGGCTGGAGCGGCGAGTTATTGACTG GTACCAGCACCTGCAGATCAACAAGAAGATGACCAATGAGGTAGCCATCTTACAGCATTTGCCTGAGCGGTTGCGGGCCGAAGTGGCTGTGTCTGTACACCTGTCTACTCTGAGCCGGGTGCAGatcttccagaactgtgaggccAGCCTGCTGGAGGAGCTGGTGTTGAAGCTGCAGCCCCAGACCTATTCACCAGGCGAATATGTCTGCCGCAAGGGGGACATTGGCCGGGAGATGTATATCATCCGTGAGGGTCAGTTGGCCGTGGTGGCAGATGATGGTGTCACTCAGTACGCTGTGCTTGGTGCAGGGCTCTACTTTGGGGAGATCAGCATCATCAACATCAAAG GAAACATGTCTGGGAACCGCCGCacagccaacatcaagagtctaGGTTATTCAGACCTGTTTTGCCTGAGCAAGGAGGACCTGAGGGAAGTCCTGAGCGAGTATCCACAGGCCCAGGTCGTCATGGAGGAAAAGGGCCGTGAGATCCTGCTCAAAATGAACAAGTTGGATGTAAATGCCGAGGCAGCCGAGATTGCCCTACAGGAAGCCACAGAGTCCCGGCTGCGAGGCCTTGACCAGCAACTCGATGATCTACAGACCAAGTTTGCTCGCCTCCTGGCTGAGCTGGAGTCCAGTGCACTCAAGATTGCTTATCGCATCGAACGGCTAGAGTGGCAGACTCGAGAGTGGCCAATGCCTGAGGAACTGGCTGAGGCTGATGATGAGGGCGAGCCTGGGGAGGGAACCTCTCAGGGTGGAGAGGGCAGGAGTGCCCAGGAGGGACCTTCAGACCCAGAGTGA